The proteins below come from a single Tissierella sp. MB52-C2 genomic window:
- the rplK gene encoding 50S ribosomal protein L11: MAKKVMALVKLQIPAGKATPAPPVGTALGPHGVNIMQFTKEFNAKTADQAGMIIPVVLTVYQDRSFSFITKTPPAAVLIKKAVGIESGSAEPNKKKVANLSKAKVREIAELKMPDLNAASIETAISMIEGTARSMGITVEE, from the coding sequence TTCCAGCTGGTAAAGCAACTCCAGCCCCACCTGTAGGAACTGCATTAGGACCTCATGGAGTAAATATTATGCAATTTACAAAAGAATTTAATGCTAAGACTGCAGATCAAGCGGGAATGATAATACCAGTTGTTCTTACTGTTTATCAAGACAGATCTTTTTCTTTTATAACAAAGACACCACCAGCTGCGGTATTAATCAAAAAAGCTGTAGGTATAGAATCAGGTTCAGCTGAACCAAATAAGAAAAAGGTTGCTAATCTTTCTAAAGCTAAGGTTAGAGAAATCGCTGAATTAAAAATGCCAGATTTAAATGCTGCTTCAATAGAGACAGCTATAAGCATGATTGAAGGAACTGCAAGAAGTATGGGTATTACTGTAGAAGAATAA
- the rplA gene encoding 50S ribosomal protein L1 codes for MPKRGKNYTESMKLVDRTNLYDVDEAIELVQKTAKAKFDETIDLSVRLGVDPRHADQQVRGAVVLPHGTGKSKTVLVIAKGDKIKEAEEAGAEYVGGEELVARIQNEGWMDFDVVVATPDMMGLVGRIGRILGPKGLMPNPKSGTVTFEVAKAIDEIKAGKVEYRVDKASIINVPIGKISFGTEKLTENFNTVMDAIIKAKPAAAKGRYLRSVAISSTMGPGIKINGQKLMD; via the coding sequence ATGCCAAAAAGAGGTAAAAATTATACAGAGAGCATGAAGTTAGTAGATAGAACTAATCTTTATGATGTAGATGAGGCTATTGAACTAGTACAAAAAACAGCAAAAGCTAAATTTGATGAGACTATAGATTTATCAGTAAGACTTGGAGTAGATCCAAGACATGCTGATCAACAAGTAAGAGGCGCTGTAGTATTACCACATGGTACAGGTAAAAGTAAAACTGTACTTGTTATTGCAAAAGGCGATAAAATAAAAGAAGCTGAAGAAGCAGGCGCAGAATATGTGGGCGGCGAAGAATTAGTTGCTAGAATTCAAAATGAAGGCTGGATGGACTTCGATGTAGTAGTTGCAACACCAGATATGATGGGACTTGTTGGTAGAATAGGTAGAATCCTTGGACCAAAAGGATTAATGCCAAATCCAAAGTCTGGAACTGTAACTTTTGAAGTAGCAAAAGCTATTGATGAAATTAAAGCAGGTAAAGTTGAATATAGAGTAGATAAAGCTAGTATCATAAATGTACCAATAGGAAAAATATCCTTTGGAACAGAAAAACTAACAGAAAACTTTAACACAGTTATGGATGCCATAATTAAGGCTAAACCAGCTGCGGCTAAAGGAAGATATTTAAGATCAGTTGCTATATCCAGTACAATGGGTCCTGGAATTAAAATAAATGGACAAAAATTAATGGACTAA
- the rplJ gene encoding 50S ribosomal protein L10 yields MKEQTLQAKSQNVEEIKEKISKAQSVVLVDYRGLNVEQLTELRSRYRKAGVEYKVYKNTMMRFAFKDSGLEEFNEFLKGPSAIAFGYDDPVQVAKITSDFAKENDKLEIKAGVVDGKIIDVNGVKDLGDLPPREVLIAQVLGGFNAPIQGFANVLQGTIRSLAIVLNAIQEKQQA; encoded by the coding sequence GTGAAGGAACAAACCCTTCAAGCTAAAAGCCAAAATGTAGAAGAGATTAAAGAAAAGATTAGCAAAGCTCAATCTGTAGTATTAGTTGATTATAGAGGACTTAATGTTGAACAATTAACTGAATTAAGAAGTAGATACAGAAAAGCAGGTGTTGAGTATAAGGTTTATAAAAACACTATGATGAGATTTGCTTTTAAAGATTCAGGTCTTGAAGAATTTAATGAGTTCTTAAAGGGACCAAGTGCTATTGCTTTTGGATATGATGATCCAGTTCAAGTAGCAAAAATTACATCTGACTTCGCTAAGGAAAATGATAAGCTTGAGATAAAAGCTGGTGTTGTAGATGGTAAAATTATAGATGTTAATGGTGTAAAAGATCTAGGAGATCTTCCACCAAGAGAAGTACTTATTGCACAAGTACTTGGCGGATTTAATGCACCAATTCAAGGATTTGCTAACGTACTTCAAGGTACAATTAGAAGCCTTGCAATTGTGTTAAACGCTATTCAAGAAAAACAACAAGCCTAA
- the rplL gene encoding 50S ribosomal protein L7/L12: MASEKVLNLIEEVKNLTVLELADLVKALEEEFGVSASAPMAAAAAPAAGGAAAPAAEEKSEFDVILASAGGEKIKVIKVVREITGLGLKEAKELVDGAPKPIKEGASKEEADDIKAKLEEAGAQVEVK, from the coding sequence ATGGCAAGTGAAAAAGTATTAAATTTAATCGAAGAAGTTAAGAATTTAACTGTATTAGAATTAGCAGATTTAGTTAAAGCATTAGAAGAAGAATTCGGAGTAAGTGCATCTGCACCAATGGCAGCAGCAGCAGCTCCAGCAGCAGGTGGCGCAGCAGCTCCAGCAGCAGAAGAAAAATCAGAATTTGATGTTATCTTAGCATCAGCAGGTGGAGAAAAAATTAAAGTTATAAAAGTTGTTAGAGAAATAACTGGATTAGGATTAAAAGAAGCTAAAGAATTAGTAGATGGCGCTCCAAAGCCAATTAAAGAAGGTGCTTCAAAAGAAGAAGCTGATGATATCAAAGCTAAATTAGAAGAAGCTGGAGCACAAGTAGAAGTAAAATAA
- the rpoB gene encoding DNA-directed RNA polymerase subunit beta, with product MVHPVTYGKRVRMSYSRIEEVLDLPDLIEVQKFSYKWFVDEGLREVFEDISPIQDYTGNLILEFVDYHIGENIKYGEDEARERDANYSAPLKVKVRLINKETGEVKEQEVFMGDLPLMTDKGTFIINGAERVVVSQLVRSPGVYFVEEIDKTGKRLYSSTLIPNRGAWLEYEADSNDIVYVRVDRTRKVPITILLRALKLQTNSEIIEVLGETEQLLNTLEKDSTTNEEEALLEIYKRLRPGEPPTVDSARTLINNLFFDPKRYDLARVGRYKFNKKLALYNRIYGKRAANDIHNLETGEILVSQGDKITRDQAIEIENSGINMVDVLLEDGRSIRVLGNNFVDYKAFDLPFSIEEFGLKEKVYYPLMKELMDTYESQEELKEAIGERVKELSPKHIIIDDIIASVNYEFNLFYGIGGTDDIDHLGNRRLRSVGELLQNQFRIGLSRMERVVRERMTIQDIDVATPQDLINIRPVVASIKEFFGSSQLSQFMDQTNPLAELTHKRRMSALGPGGLSRDRAGFEVRDVHHSHYGRMCPIETPEGPNIGLITSLTTYATINEYGFIESPYRKIQKGEGKVVGVIDYLTADVEDEFIIAQANEKLNEDGSFVSKRVVARGKNGVIDIFPIEEVDYMDVSPKQLVSVGTAMIPFLENDDANRALMGANMQRQAVPLLKTEAPIIGTGIEYKAAKDSGTVVLANHSGVVLKVGSSEIVIRTDEDNKIERYKLLKFKRSNQGTTINQRPIVEEGEKVVKGQVIADGPSTNLGEIALGKNILIAFMTWEGYNYEDAILINEKLVMDDVLTSVHIEEYESEARDTKLGPEEITRDIPNVGDDMLKDLDERGIIRIGAEVKSGDILVGKVTPKGETELTAEERLLRAIFGEKAREVRDTSLRVPHGEAGIIVDVKIFSRENGDELPPGVNQMIRVYIATKRKINVGDKMCGRHGNKGVVSRIMPEEDMPYLPDGTPVEIVLNPLGVPSRMNLGQVLEVHLGLAAKKLGWHVATPVFDGANEDDIIQALKEANYPETGKIYLRDGRTGEAFNNPVTVGYMYMLKLHHLVDDKIHARSTGPYSLVTQQPLGGKAQFGGQRFGEMEVWALEAYGAAHTLQEILTVKSDDIVGRVKTYEAVVKGENIPEPGIPESFKVLIKELQSLSLDIKILTEENKEIEIQESADDELADLENIGEELTGGKIFSNDEGEEYEDEEEEKEKLEDDLPTGFILEEDSEETDLDIDLDIDLDIDEDEDEDYDDF from the coding sequence ATGGTACATCCTGTAACCTACGGAAAGCGTGTTAGAATGAGTTATTCACGCATCGAAGAAGTGTTAGATTTGCCTGATTTAATAGAGGTACAGAAATTTTCTTACAAATGGTTTGTAGATGAAGGGCTTAGAGAGGTCTTTGAAGACATCTCTCCGATTCAAGATTATACTGGAAACTTAATACTTGAATTTGTTGATTACCATATTGGAGAAAATATTAAGTACGGAGAAGATGAGGCAAGAGAAAGAGATGCTAATTACTCTGCACCACTAAAGGTAAAGGTAAGGCTTATTAACAAGGAAACTGGTGAAGTAAAAGAACAAGAAGTATTTATGGGTGATTTACCTTTAATGACAGATAAGGGTACTTTTATTATCAACGGTGCTGAGAGAGTAGTAGTTAGCCAGTTAGTTAGATCACCTGGTGTTTATTTTGTAGAGGAAATAGACAAAACAGGTAAGAGATTATATTCTTCTACACTAATACCTAATAGAGGGGCTTGGTTAGAATACGAAGCGGACTCTAACGATATAGTATATGTTAGGGTAGATAGAACTAGAAAAGTTCCTATTACTATTCTATTAAGAGCTTTAAAACTACAAACCAACTCTGAAATCATAGAAGTACTTGGAGAAACTGAACAATTGTTAAATACATTGGAAAAGGACAGTACGACTAATGAAGAAGAAGCACTATTAGAAATATATAAGAGATTGAGACCTGGAGAACCACCTACAGTGGATAGTGCTAGAACTCTTATTAATAACTTATTCTTTGACCCTAAGAGATATGATTTAGCTAGGGTAGGAAGATATAAGTTCAATAAAAAACTAGCTTTATACAATAGGATATATGGCAAAAGAGCTGCTAATGACATTCATAACCTTGAGACTGGTGAGATTTTAGTATCACAAGGAGATAAAATCACTAGAGACCAAGCTATAGAAATAGAAAATAGCGGTATAAATATGGTGGATGTTTTATTAGAGGATGGAAGAAGCATAAGAGTATTAGGAAACAATTTTGTGGATTATAAAGCTTTTGACCTACCTTTCTCCATAGAAGAGTTTGGACTTAAGGAAAAGGTATATTATCCTCTTATGAAGGAATTAATGGACACATATGAAAGTCAAGAAGAGTTAAAAGAGGCAATAGGTGAAAGAGTAAAAGAATTATCACCTAAACATATAATCATAGATGATATAATAGCATCTGTAAACTATGAATTTAATTTATTCTATGGTATCGGTGGTACAGATGACATAGACCACCTTGGAAATAGAAGACTAAGATCTGTAGGAGAACTACTACAAAATCAATTTAGAATAGGTTTATCTCGTATGGAAAGAGTAGTTAGAGAAAGAATGACTATACAAGACATCGATGTAGCTACTCCACAAGATCTGATAAACATAAGACCTGTCGTTGCTTCAATCAAAGAATTCTTTGGAAGCAGCCAATTGTCTCAATTCATGGATCAAACCAATCCACTAGCGGAATTAACACATAAAAGAAGAATGTCTGCATTAGGACCTGGTGGACTTAGCCGTGATAGAGCAGGCTTCGAAGTAAGGGACGTTCACCACTCTCACTACGGTAGGATGTGTCCTATAGAGACTCCAGAAGGACCTAATATAGGGTTAATAACATCATTAACTACTTATGCTACCATTAATGAGTACGGATTCATAGAATCCCCCTATAGAAAGATTCAAAAGGGTGAAGGTAAGGTCGTTGGTGTAATTGATTATTTAACTGCAGATGTGGAAGATGAGTTTATTATAGCACAGGCTAATGAAAAGCTTAATGAAGATGGATCCTTTGTAAGTAAAAGAGTTGTAGCAAGGGGGAAAAATGGTGTAATAGATATATTCCCAATTGAAGAAGTTGACTATATGGACGTTTCACCTAAACAACTTGTATCTGTTGGTACTGCCATGATACCATTCTTAGAGAATGATGATGCTAACAGAGCTTTAATGGGTGCTAACATGCAGAGGCAAGCTGTACCACTTCTAAAGACTGAAGCTCCAATCATTGGAACTGGAATAGAATATAAAGCTGCTAAAGACTCTGGAACAGTAGTTTTAGCAAATCATTCAGGTGTGGTATTAAAGGTAGGTTCATCTGAGATAGTTATAAGAACAGATGAAGATAACAAAATAGAAAGATATAAATTATTGAAATTTAAAAGATCCAACCAAGGGACAACTATTAACCAAAGACCTATTGTGGAAGAAGGAGAAAAAGTTGTCAAAGGTCAGGTAATAGCCGATGGACCAAGTACAAACTTAGGTGAAATAGCATTAGGTAAAAATATACTAATAGCTTTTATGACATGGGAAGGCTATAACTATGAGGATGCCATTTTAATAAATGAAAAATTAGTAATGGATGATGTTTTAACATCTGTCCACATTGAAGAATATGAATCTGAAGCAAGAGATACTAAGCTAGGACCTGAAGAAATAACTAGGGATATTCCTAATGTAGGAGACGATATGTTGAAGGACCTAGATGAAAGAGGTATCATAAGAATAGGTGCAGAAGTAAAATCTGGAGATATTTTAGTTGGAAAGGTAACTCCTAAGGGAGAAACTGAATTAACAGCTGAGGAAAGATTACTTCGTGCTATATTTGGTGAAAAAGCTAGAGAAGTTAGAGATACTTCTTTACGTGTTCCTCACGGTGAAGCAGGTATCATAGTAGATGTGAAGATATTCTCTAGAGAAAACGGAGATGAACTTCCACCAGGAGTTAATCAAATGATCCGTGTATATATAGCAACTAAGAGAAAGATAAACGTTGGAGACAAAATGTGTGGACGTCATGGTAACAAAGGGGTAGTATCTAGAATAATGCCAGAAGAAGATATGCCTTACCTACCAGATGGTACACCAGTCGAAATAGTTTTAAATCCTCTAGGAGTACCATCTCGTATGAACTTGGGTCAGGTTTTAGAAGTTCACTTAGGACTTGCAGCCAAGAAACTAGGATGGCATGTTGCTACTCCAGTATTTGATGGAGCCAATGAAGATGATATTATTCAAGCGTTAAAAGAGGCAAATTATCCAGAGACTGGTAAGATATATTTAAGAGATGGTAGAACTGGAGAAGCCTTCAATAATCCAGTAACCGTTGGATATATGTATATGTTAAAGCTACATCACCTTGTTGATGATAAGATTCATGCTAGATCAACAGGTCCATACTCCTTAGTTACTCAACAGCCATTAGGTGGTAAAGCACAATTCGGTGGACAGAGATTTGGGGAGATGGAGGTTTGGGCACTTGAAGCTTATGGTGCTGCTCATACGTTACAAGAAATACTAACGGTTAAATCTGATGATATCGTAGGTAGAGTTAAGACTTATGAGGCTGTAGTAAAAGGAGAAAACATACCAGAACCAGGTATTCCAGAATCTTTTAAAGTTCTGATCAAAGAGCTTCAAAGTTTATCACTAGATATTAAGATATTAACTGAAGAAAATAAAGAAATAGAAATTCAAGAATCAGCAGATGATGAACTGGCAGATTTAGAAAATATAGGCGAAGAGTTAACAGGAGGCAAAATATTCTCTAATGATGAAGGTGAAGAATATGAGGATGAAGAAGAGGAAAAAGAAAAGTTAGAAGATGATTTACCTACTGGATTTATCCTAGAAGAAGATAGTGAAGAAACGGATTTAGATATTGATTTAGATATTGATTTAGATATTGACGAAGATGAAGATGAAGATTATGATGATTTTTAA
- the rpoC gene encoding DNA-directed RNA polymerase subunit beta', with translation MFEFNTFDSIKIGLASPEKIRQWSKGEVKKPETINYRTLKPEKEGLFCEKIFGPQKDWECHCGKYKRVRYKGVVCDRCGVEVTKSKVRRERLGHIELAAPVSHIWYFKGIPSRMGLLLDMSPRSLEKILYFASYVVIEGGDTSLYEKQLLTETEYREAYDKYGNKFKAMMGAEAVKALLANIDLDREGKELRQQLKDASGQKKIRITRRLEVVEAFRQSGNKPEWMILDVVPVIPPDLRPMVQLDGGRFATSDLNDLYRRVINRNNRLKRLLDLGAPDIIVRNEKRMLQEAVDALIDNGRRGRPVTGPGNRPLKSLSDMLKGKQGRFRQNLLGKRVDYSGRSVIVVGPDLKFYQCGIPKKMALELFKPFVMKKLVEEGHAHNIKSAKRMVERVKPQVWDVLDSVIKDHPVLLNRAPTLHRLGIQAFEPVLVEGKAIKLHPLVCTAYNADFDGDQMAVHVPLSTEAQAEARLLMLSTNNILAPKDGKPITTPTQDMVLGAYYLSVESSGEIGEGMIFKDYSEMLHAYYNGSVGLHARVKVRMRLNEEDRGQLVESTVGRFILNEHLPQDLGFVDRTKDKYSLEVDMLVNKKALGSIIEKCFAKHGNAVTATVLDHIKETGFHYSTLGAISISMNDIIIPNSKGELLQKAQGEVDKFERSYRRGLISDEERYEKVIEIWNKATDDLTSILMDGLDPMNNIYIMSLSGARGSVNQIRQLAGMRGLMASASGRTIEIPIKANFREGLDVLEFFISTHGSRKGLADTALRTADSGYLTRRLVDVSQDVIVREVDCGTDEYLLVKPFTDGKEVIEELHDRIEGRYAFENILHPETGEILVKENEMISNSQAEEIQNLGITEVKVRSVLGCQAKYGVCGHCYGRNLATGDEVNIGEAVGIIAAQSIGEPGTQLTMRTFHTGGVAGADITQGLPRVEELFEARKPKGLAVITENAGVVSIEESKRKKEVIITSSNGESMNYNIVYGSRLKVKPGDMVEAGDELTDGSVNPHDILKIKGIQGVQNYLVKEVQRVYRLQGVDINDKHIEVIVRQMLSRVKVEEAGDTNMLPGSLVSAHDFEENNIKAIREGLEPAEGKKTLLGITKASLATDSFLSAASFQETTRVLTQAAIEGKEDFLLGLKENVIIGKLIPAGTGMKRYRNIEISGDENIQILEELNVDSENN, from the coding sequence TTGTTTGAATTCAATACATTTGATTCAATTAAAATTGGGCTAGCTTCACCAGAGAAAATTAGACAATGGTCTAAAGGAGAAGTAAAAAAACCTGAGACAATAAACTATAGAACATTAAAGCCTGAAAAGGAAGGGCTATTTTGTGAAAAAATATTTGGGCCGCAGAAAGACTGGGAGTGTCATTGTGGTAAATATAAAAGAGTAAGATACAAAGGAGTAGTTTGTGATAGGTGTGGAGTAGAAGTTACAAAGTCTAAGGTTCGTAGAGAGAGACTAGGACATATTGAATTGGCCGCTCCAGTATCTCATATATGGTATTTTAAAGGTATACCTAGTAGGATGGGACTATTATTAGATATGTCTCCAAGATCGCTGGAAAAAATATTATACTTTGCATCATATGTTGTTATAGAAGGTGGAGATACTTCTCTATATGAAAAACAACTTTTAACAGAAACTGAGTATAGAGAAGCCTATGACAAATATGGAAATAAATTTAAAGCGATGATGGGAGCAGAAGCTGTAAAGGCTTTATTAGCAAATATTGATTTAGATAGAGAAGGCAAGGAATTAAGACAACAGTTAAAAGATGCATCAGGCCAAAAGAAAATAAGAATAACTAGAAGGCTTGAAGTAGTAGAAGCTTTTAGACAATCAGGTAATAAACCAGAATGGATGATTTTAGATGTTGTACCAGTAATACCGCCAGATCTTAGACCAATGGTACAGCTAGATGGTGGTAGATTTGCTACATCTGATTTAAATGATTTATATAGAAGAGTTATTAATAGAAATAATAGATTAAAAAGACTCCTAGATTTAGGAGCACCAGATATTATTGTTAGAAACGAAAAGAGAATGCTTCAAGAGGCAGTAGATGCCCTTATAGATAATGGACGTAGAGGAAGACCAGTAACTGGTCCAGGTAATAGACCTTTAAAATCTCTATCAGATATGCTTAAGGGTAAACAAGGTAGATTTAGACAAAACTTACTAGGTAAAAGGGTAGATTATTCAGGACGTTCTGTAATAGTAGTTGGACCAGACCTAAAGTTTTATCAATGTGGTATACCAAAGAAAATGGCTCTTGAACTATTTAAGCCTTTTGTAATGAAAAAATTAGTAGAAGAAGGTCATGCTCATAACATTAAATCAGCAAAGAGAATGGTTGAAAGAGTAAAACCACAGGTATGGGATGTGTTGGATTCAGTAATAAAAGACCATCCTGTACTTCTAAATAGAGCTCCGACCCTTCACAGACTTGGAATTCAGGCATTTGAACCTGTTTTAGTTGAAGGTAAAGCCATAAAGCTACATCCATTAGTATGTACAGCATATAATGCTGACTTCGATGGTGACCAAATGGCAGTTCACGTACCTTTATCTACAGAAGCACAGGCAGAAGCAAGGCTTCTAATGCTATCTACAAACAATATTCTTGCACCAAAGGATGGTAAACCTATAACTACCCCAACCCAAGATATGGTTTTAGGAGCTTATTACCTATCAGTTGAATCTTCGGGAGAAATAGGAGAGGGTATGATATTTAAAGACTATAGTGAAATGCTTCATGCTTATTACAATGGCTCTGTAGGTCTACATGCAAGAGTAAAGGTTAGAATGAGGCTTAATGAAGAGGATAGGGGACAACTAGTTGAGTCTACAGTAGGTAGATTTATACTAAATGAACATCTTCCTCAAGATTTAGGATTTGTTGACAGAACTAAAGATAAATATTCCCTAGAAGTTGATATGTTAGTAAATAAAAAAGCATTAGGAAGTATTATAGAAAAATGCTTTGCAAAACATGGAAATGCAGTTACTGCAACTGTACTAGATCATATTAAAGAAACAGGATTCCATTATTCAACTTTAGGGGCTATATCTATTTCAATGAATGATATAATTATTCCTAATTCAAAAGGAGAATTATTACAAAAAGCTCAAGGTGAAGTTGATAAATTTGAAAGATCCTATCGTAGGGGTTTAATATCAGATGAGGAAAGATATGAAAAGGTTATTGAAATTTGGAACAAGGCCACTGACGACTTAACTAGTATACTAATGGACGGTCTAGATCCAATGAATAATATCTATATAATGTCTCTATCAGGAGCGAGAGGTAGTGTAAACCAAATTAGACAGCTGGCAGGTATGAGGGGACTTATGGCATCTGCATCTGGTAGAACTATAGAAATTCCTATAAAGGCTAACTTTAGGGAAGGACTAGATGTACTTGAATTCTTTATCTCTACTCACGGTTCCAGAAAGGGACTAGCGGATACTGCTCTTAGAACTGCTGACTCTGGATACTTAACTAGAAGATTAGTTGACGTAAGTCAAGACGTTATAGTAAGAGAAGTTGATTGTGGCACTGATGAGTATTTATTAGTTAAACCTTTTACTGATGGAAAAGAAGTAATTGAAGAGCTACATGATAGAATTGAAGGCAGATATGCTTTTGAAAATATATTACATCCTGAAACGGGAGAAATTTTAGTTAAAGAAAATGAAATGATTTCAAATAGCCAAGCTGAAGAAATTCAAAATCTTGGAATAACAGAAGTTAAGGTACGTTCCGTTTTAGGCTGTCAAGCTAAATATGGAGTTTGTGGTCACTGTTATGGTAGAAATTTAGCTACTGGAGATGAAGTAAATATAGGAGAAGCAGTTGGAATAATTGCTGCACAGTCAATTGGTGAGCCAGGTACTCAGCTTACAATGCGTACTTTCCATACAGGTGGAGTTGCTGGAGCAGATATTACTCAAGGTTTACCTAGGGTTGAGGAGCTATTTGAGGCAAGAAAGCCTAAGGGTCTTGCTGTAATTACTGAAAATGCCGGAGTCGTTAGCATAGAAGAAAGTAAGAGAAAGAAAGAAGTTATAATTACTTCCTCAAATGGAGAATCAATGAACTATAATATAGTTTATGGCTCTAGACTGAAGGTAAAGCCAGGAGATATGGTTGAAGCCGGTGATGAACTAACAGATGGTTCTGTAAACCCACATGATATTCTTAAAATCAAAGGAATACAAGGGGTACAAAACTATTTAGTGAAAGAAGTACAAAGAGTTTATAGACTACAAGGTGTAGATATTAATGATAAACATATTGAGGTAATAGTTAGACAAATGTTATCTAGGGTAAAGGTTGAAGAGGCAGGAGATACTAATATGTTGCCAGGTTCTTTAGTTAGTGCTCATGATTTTGAAGAAAATAATATAAAAGCTATTCGAGAAGGATTAGAACCAGCAGAAGGCAAGAAGACTTTACTAGGTATTACAAAGGCCTCATTGGCTACAGACTCATTCTTATCAGCAGCTTCATTCCAAGAGACTACAAGAGTTCTAACACAAGCTGCAATAGAAGGAAAAGAAGATTTCCTTTTAGGGCTAAAAGAGAATGTTATCATCGGAAAATTAATTCCAGCAGGAACAGGAATGAAGAGATATAGAAATATAGAAATTTCTGGAGATGAAAATATTCAAATTTTAGAAGAATTAAATGTTGACAGTGAAAATAACTGA
- a CDS encoding ribosomal L7Ae/L30e/S12e/Gadd45 family protein encodes MLSKLNTSNKVVGAKQVKRALNSYDIEAVFIAKDAENKVTDEIKQTCIIKHIQVILVDDMKKLGDACGIDVSAATAALLK; translated from the coding sequence ATGCTATCAAAACTTAATACCAGCAACAAAGTTGTTGGTGCTAAGCAAGTGAAAAGGGCTTTAAACTCTTATGATATCGAAGCAGTTTTTATTGCAAAGGATGCAGAAAATAAGGTTACAGACGAAATAAAACAAACTTGCATTATCAAACATATTCAGGTTATCCTTGTAGATGATATGAAAAAGTTAGGCGATGCATGTGGCATTGATGTTAGTGCAGCAACTGCTGCATTATTAAAATAA
- the rpsL gene encoding 30S ribosomal protein S12 — protein MPTINQLIKKGREKVLYKSKSPALGVNLNTLRKKETEVNSPQKRGVCVAVRTVTPKKPNSALRKVARVRLTNGEEVAAYIPGIGHNLQEHSVVLIRGGRVKDLPGVRYHIVRGALDASGVDKRMQSRSKYGAKKPKVKK, from the coding sequence ATGCCAACTATTAACCAATTAATTAAAAAAGGTAGAGAAAAGGTTCTTTACAAATCAAAATCTCCAGCTTTAGGAGTAAACTTAAATACTCTTAGAAAAAAGGAAACAGAAGTTAATTCACCACAAAAAAGAGGGGTATGTGTTGCTGTTAGAACAGTTACACCTAAGAAACCAAACTCAGCTTTGAGAAAGGTTGCAAGGGTAAGACTTACTAATGGTGAAGAGGTTGCAGCATATATTCCAGGAATTGGACATAACCTACAAGAGCATAGTGTTGTTCTAATTAGAGGTGGAAGAGTTAAAGACCTTCCAGGTGTGAGATATCACATTGTTAGAGGTGCCTTAGATGCTTCTGGCGTTGACAAAAGAATGCAAAGCAGATCTAAGTATGGTGCTAAGAAGCCAAAGGTGAAAAAATAA
- the rpsG gene encoding 30S ribosomal protein S7, which produces MPRKGHIPKREVMPDPIYNDMVVTKLINGIMLDGKKGIAQNIVYGAFDYIAEKSNEDALEVFYKAMNNIMPVLEVKARRIGGATYQVPIEVRAERRETLGLRWLVDYSRKRGEKTMVEKLAKEILDASNGMGSSVKKREDTHKMAEANKAFAHYRW; this is translated from the coding sequence GTGCCAAGAAAAGGACATATACCAAAAAGAGAAGTTATGCCGGATCCGATTTATAACGATATGGTAGTAACTAAATTAATCAATGGAATCATGTTAGATGGTAAAAAAGGAATTGCTCAAAATATAGTTTATGGAGCATTTGATTATATTGCTGAGAAATCAAATGAAGATGCATTAGAGGTATTCTATAAAGCTATGAACAATATAATGCCAGTGCTAGAAGTAAAGGCAAGACGTATTGGGGGAGCAACTTATCAAGTACCAATAGAAGTGAGAGCAGAAAGAAGAGAAACTCTTGGTCTTAGATGGTTAGTAGACTATTCAAGAAAAAGAGGAGAAAAAACTATGGTTGAAAAATTAGCAAAAGAAATCTTAGACGCTTCCAATGGTATGGGCTCAAGCGTTAAGAAAAGAGAAGACACTCACAAGATGGCTGAAGCTAATAAAGCTTTCGCACACTACAGATGGTAA